In the genome of Candidatus Reidiella endopervernicosa, one region contains:
- a CDS encoding PhnD/SsuA/transferrin family substrate-binding protein: MPTRLTTWLLLLATALLPTISSAADWIRIGVLSHRGDAATLQTWSPTADYLNATLTDYFFEIVPLNFDQVEPAVDSGEVDFVLVNPGIYVNLEVRHRVTRIATLNNRRNGVPYNLFGGVIFTRSERDDIEWLSDLVGKRFMAVDRTSLGGYQMAWRELRGQAIEPQIDFEDLSFAGTHDKVVMAVRNGEADAGTVRTDILERMARQGTINLNEFRVLNPKQDADFPFIHSTRLYPEWPFSKVRHISNQLAQQVAVALLKMPADHPAADKGDYSGWTIPLDYQPVHDLFKELKLAPYDETSRFTLLDVLRYYWKWVVVGTIVALALLFMSSWVWQLNRELKKAQRFLEHKHDLILNSVGDGIYGVNLEGNSTFVNRAMERITGWSAEDLIGHNQHELLHHTRADGSAFPGIECPVYHTFRDDMPRFVAEDIFWCKDGQSLPVEYSSTPIKDTHGATVGAVVVFRDITERKEAAEELRQHQAEFAHIARVSTMGEMASGIAHEINQPLAAIANYTRASIRMLESGKGDIEQITEIMTRAANQADRAGEIIRQLRNFIRKETPERSRVDINNLVREVAVLIGPEANKSRVTIDLNLQSELPPVHAHAIQVEQVALNLARNAIEAMAESDASTRQLTITTAPGDDKTLSVKVSDTGPGITAEAQEQLFDQFFTTKPRGMGLGLSISRGIIEAHEGRLWVETNVAAGTTFSFILPTAESEETL; the protein is encoded by the coding sequence ATGCCAACAAGATTAACAACATGGCTACTCCTGCTCGCAACTGCGCTCCTGCCGACCATCAGCTCGGCAGCGGACTGGATTCGCATCGGCGTACTCAGCCATCGCGGTGATGCTGCCACACTGCAGACCTGGTCGCCCACCGCTGACTATCTCAACGCCACTCTGACCGACTACTTCTTTGAGATCGTACCGCTCAACTTCGACCAGGTTGAACCGGCAGTCGATAGCGGCGAGGTCGACTTTGTACTGGTCAATCCCGGCATCTACGTCAACCTCGAGGTACGTCACCGCGTCACCCGTATCGCCACCCTCAACAACCGTCGTAATGGTGTCCCCTACAATCTCTTCGGCGGTGTCATCTTCACCCGTAGCGAACGAGACGATATCGAATGGCTCTCCGATCTGGTCGGTAAGCGATTTATGGCGGTCGATCGCACCTCGCTGGGTGGCTATCAGATGGCGTGGCGCGAACTGCGTGGACAGGCCATCGAACCCCAAATCGACTTCGAAGATCTCTCTTTCGCTGGCACCCACGATAAGGTGGTGATGGCGGTGCGCAATGGTGAGGCCGACGCCGGTACCGTGCGTACCGACATTCTGGAGCGTATGGCACGTCAGGGGACGATTAACCTGAATGAGTTTCGCGTCCTCAACCCTAAACAGGATGCCGACTTCCCCTTCATCCACAGCACCCGCCTCTACCCGGAGTGGCCCTTTAGTAAAGTACGCCACATCTCAAACCAGCTGGCACAACAGGTCGCCGTGGCGCTGCTTAAAATGCCTGCCGATCACCCGGCTGCCGACAAGGGCGACTACTCCGGCTGGACCATCCCACTCGACTACCAGCCGGTGCATGACCTGTTTAAGGAGTTAAAGCTCGCACCCTACGATGAAACGAGCCGTTTCACCCTGCTCGATGTACTGCGCTACTACTGGAAGTGGGTCGTGGTCGGCACAATCGTTGCGCTGGCACTGCTCTTTATGAGTAGCTGGGTCTGGCAGCTCAACCGTGAACTGAAAAAGGCACAGCGTTTTCTCGAGCACAAACACGACCTGATTCTCAACTCGGTCGGCGATGGCATCTACGGGGTCAATCTGGAGGGCAACTCCACCTTTGTTAACCGTGCGATGGAGCGTATTACCGGCTGGAGCGCCGAGGATCTGATCGGCCACAATCAGCACGAACTGCTACACCACACCCGCGCCGATGGCTCAGCATTCCCCGGTATAGAGTGCCCCGTCTACCACACCTTCCGTGACGACATGCCGCGTTTTGTCGCCGAGGATATCTTCTGGTGTAAGGATGGCCAAAGCCTGCCGGTCGAGTACAGCAGCACCCCGATCAAGGACACGCACGGTGCCACGGTCGGCGCAGTAGTGGTATTTCGTGATATTACCGAGCGCAAAGAGGCCGCCGAGGAGCTGCGCCAGCACCAGGCGGAGTTCGCCCATATCGCACGTGTCAGCACCATGGGTGAGATGGCCTCGGGTATTGCCCACGAGATCAACCAGCCACTGGCAGCCATCGCCAACTACACCCGCGCCTCGATTCGCATGCTCGAATCGGGCAAGGGCGATATCGAGCAGATCACCGAGATCATGACTCGGGCTGCCAATCAGGCCGATCGTGCCGGCGAAATCATTCGCCAACTTCGCAACTTCATTCGCAAGGAGACGCCGGAGCGTAGCCGTGTCGATATCAATAACCTGGTGCGCGAAGTAGCGGTATTGATCGGTCCAGAAGCGAACAAAAGCCGTGTCACCATCGACCTCAACCTACAGTCCGAGTTACCCCCCGTGCATGCCCACGCAATCCAGGTCGAACAGGTGGCACTCAATCTGGCACGCAATGCGATTGAGGCGATGGCAGAGAGTGATGCATCCACCCGCCAGCTCACCATCACCACCGCACCCGGTGATGACAAGACACTCTCGGTGAAGGTTTCAGATACTGGCCCTGGCATTACCGCCGAGGCGCAGGAGCAGCTATTCGATCAGTTCTTCACCACTAAACCACGCGGTATGGGGCTGGGTCTCTCGATCAGTCGTGGCATTATCGAAGCACATGAGGGTCGGCTCTGGGTCGAGACCAATGTTGCGGCCGGTACCACCTTCTCCTTTATCCTGCCCACTGCTGAGAGTGAGGAAACACTATGA
- a CDS encoding SoxXA-binding protein has product MQKVALIGTVLAIIILIAIFATQQKEPVQTTSPAKPAAEVAKVEPAPAPAPVAMKPSPAAPIGATAAEAIEAAKAAAKKAASVKGEWRDTGKIIKGAVKAAEAGDEAKAIKLAHKAQLQGELGYIQATTQTNITTPSYLQQ; this is encoded by the coding sequence ATGCAGAAGGTTGCTCTGATAGGCACAGTGCTCGCGATCATTATCCTGATTGCGATCTTTGCTACTCAGCAAAAAGAACCCGTTCAAACCACATCACCTGCCAAGCCGGCCGCAGAGGTCGCCAAGGTAGAACCCGCTCCAGCACCCGCTCCGGTCGCCATGAAGCCATCACCAGCTGCACCAATCGGTGCTACCGCTGCTGAGGCTATCGAGGCTGCCAAGGCTGCTGCTAAAAAGGCGGCTTCAGTGAAAGGTGAGTGGCGTGATACCGGCAAGATCATCAAGGGTGCTGTAAAGGCAGCTGAAGCCGGAGACGAGGCAAAGGCTATCAAGCTGGCGCACAAGGCACAGTTGCAGGGTGAGCTCGGTTATATCCAGGCTACCACCCAGACCAACATCACCACCCCATCATACCTTCAACAGTGA
- the soxA gene encoding sulfur oxidation c-type cytochrome SoxA: MKKRSIKLLAAAATLLIAPMVSIADPAGDVDTYHKVMKKKFPEVPMQEYANGVYAIDEIKRANWEAIEEFPPYETFIDDGQAIWDKPFANGKGYKDCFEKPGIYGDYPRWDAEKGMVTTLSLEINKCLEANGEKPMKYGKGKIASLLAYMAYESRGVVTNIEVPNDPGAMAAYEDGKEFYFKRRGQLNFSCANCHIQSAGMNIRSEKLSPALGHTSHFPVYRSKWGALGTLHRRFKGCNKQVRAKPFKMQGEEYRNLEYFLTHMSNGIVLNGPGARN; the protein is encoded by the coding sequence ATGAAAAAGAGAAGCATCAAACTGCTGGCAGCAGCAGCGACGCTACTCATCGCCCCGATGGTGTCTATCGCAGACCCGGCGGGTGACGTTGATACCTACCACAAGGTTATGAAAAAGAAATTCCCTGAGGTTCCAATGCAGGAGTACGCCAACGGCGTATACGCGATCGATGAGATCAAGCGTGCCAACTGGGAAGCGATTGAAGAGTTCCCTCCCTACGAGACCTTCATTGATGATGGTCAGGCTATCTGGGATAAACCTTTTGCCAACGGCAAGGGTTACAAGGACTGCTTCGAGAAGCCCGGCATCTACGGCGACTACCCTCGTTGGGACGCAGAGAAGGGTATGGTTACCACCCTCTCTCTGGAGATCAACAAGTGTCTAGAGGCCAATGGTGAGAAGCCAATGAAGTACGGCAAGGGCAAGATTGCCTCCCTGCTGGCCTACATGGCTTACGAGTCACGCGGTGTTGTCACCAACATTGAAGTACCTAACGATCCAGGCGCTATGGCGGCCTACGAGGATGGTAAGGAGTTCTACTTCAAGCGTCGTGGTCAGCTCAACTTCTCATGTGCAAACTGCCACATCCAGAGTGCTGGCATGAATATCCGTAGTGAGAAGCTGAGTCCTGCACTGGGTCACACCAGCCACTTCCCGGTTTACCGTTCGAAGTGGGGCGCACTCGGCACCCTTCACCGTCGTTTCAAGGGCTGCAACAAGCAGGTTCGTGCCAAGCCCTTCAAGATGCAGGGTGAAGAGTATCGCAACCTCGAGTACTTCCTGACCCACATGAGCAACGGTATTGTGCTCAACGGTCCAGGCGCACGTAACTAA
- the soxZ gene encoding thiosulfate oxidation carrier complex protein SoxZ, which translates to MAKTIKARAKLSGETTTVKALFTHIMETGLRKDKKTGKVIPAHFIQEVTCSHGGNTVLTALWGPAVSKNPYLSFKFKGAAKGDKLTISWVDNKGGSDSVETAIK; encoded by the coding sequence ATGGCTAAGACAATCAAGGCACGCGCTAAGCTCAGCGGCGAGACCACCACCGTAAAGGCGCTCTTTACCCACATCATGGAGACCGGTCTGCGTAAAGACAAAAAGACCGGCAAGGTAATTCCTGCTCACTTTATTCAGGAAGTCACCTGCAGCCACGGCGGTAATACCGTACTGACTGCACTGTGGGGACCGGCGGTCTCTAAGAACCCCTACCTGTCGTTCAAGTTCAAGGGCGCAGCTAAGGGTGACAAGCTGACCATCAGCTGGGTCGACAACAAGGGCGGTTCCGACTCTGTCGAAACCGCAATCAAGTGA
- a CDS encoding ABC transporter permease → MNIISLTPFDLALAALLVLLLAFISSKMALDIAPRLLIAALRTTLQLALIGVVLKALFANVNLLWIALIASAMLIMAGREVGARQHRRFVGWWGYGVGTLSMFISSFSVTLLALTVIIGNDPWYQPQYAIPLLGMLLGNTMNGISLGMDRLTTDAWRQRAVIESRLMLGESWCDAIATIRRDALRVGMIPMINAMAAAGVVSLPGMMTGQILAGAPPMEAVKYQILIMFLITAGTGFGTLTAVWLGARRLFDDRHRLRLERLTHKEEH, encoded by the coding sequence ATGAACATTATCTCGTTAACACCGTTTGATCTGGCACTGGCGGCACTGCTGGTGCTGCTACTCGCCTTTATCTCCAGCAAAATGGCGCTCGATATCGCACCACGGCTATTGATCGCCGCCCTCAGGACCACGCTGCAACTGGCGCTTATCGGCGTGGTACTAAAGGCACTGTTCGCGAATGTAAATCTACTCTGGATCGCGCTAATCGCCTCCGCAATGCTGATCATGGCGGGGCGTGAGGTCGGTGCCCGCCAGCACCGCCGATTTGTCGGTTGGTGGGGTTACGGCGTCGGTACCCTGTCGATGTTTATTTCGTCTTTCTCGGTCACCCTACTGGCACTGACGGTCATTATCGGCAACGACCCCTGGTATCAGCCACAGTACGCCATCCCGCTCCTCGGCATGCTGCTGGGCAATACCATGAACGGTATTTCGCTCGGCATGGACCGTCTCACCACTGATGCCTGGCGACAACGCGCGGTGATTGAGTCGCGCCTGATGCTCGGTGAGTCGTGGTGTGATGCCATTGCCACCATCCGCCGCGATGCCCTACGCGTCGGCATGATCCCGATGATCAATGCGATGGCTGCGGCCGGTGTGGTCAGTCTTCCAGGCATGATGACGGGCCAGATTCTGGCCGGTGCACCACCCATGGAAGCGGTTAAATACCAGATACTTATTATGTTTTTGATCACAGCGGGCACAGGATTTGGTACATTGACGGCTGTTTGGCTCGGCGCGAGACGGCTTTTCGATGATCGCCACCGTCTGCGTCTGGAGCGTTTGACCCACAAGGAGGAGCATTAA
- the fixJ gene encoding response regulator FixJ translates to MSNEATVFIVDDDEAVRDSLQWLMRSVGLAVETFPSANDFLEGYERERSGCLVLDIRMPGMGGLDLQEQLAAEQVRLPVIFITGHGDVPIAVRALKAGAVDFIEKPFKDQALLDSVQRAIALDEEQRHETGLQADISARLKLLTPREREVMEMVVHGSANKVIAIELGVTQKTVEAHRAKVMEKMEARSLSELVRMRLSVD, encoded by the coding sequence ATGAGTAATGAAGCGACAGTATTTATTGTCGATGACGATGAGGCAGTACGCGACTCGCTGCAGTGGCTGATGCGTTCGGTGGGGCTGGCGGTAGAGACCTTCCCCTCCGCCAACGACTTTCTTGAGGGTTACGAGCGCGAGCGCTCCGGCTGCCTGGTACTCGACATCCGCATGCCCGGTATGGGTGGTCTCGATCTGCAGGAACAACTCGCAGCTGAACAGGTCAGGCTACCGGTCATCTTTATAACAGGACATGGCGATGTGCCGATTGCGGTACGCGCACTCAAGGCGGGTGCCGTCGATTTCATCGAAAAGCCATTTAAGGATCAGGCACTGCTCGATAGTGTGCAGCGCGCCATCGCACTCGATGAGGAGCAGCGCCACGAAACGGGGCTGCAGGCTGACATCTCAGCACGCCTCAAACTGCTCACGCCACGTGAACGTGAGGTGATGGAGATGGTTGTCCACGGCAGCGCCAATAAGGTGATCGCCATTGAGCTGGGTGTCACGCAAAAGACCGTCGAGGCGCACCGCGCCAAGGTGATGGAGAAGATGGAGGCGCGCTCTCTCTCCGAACTGGTACGCATGCGTCTTTCAGTAGACTAA
- the soxX gene encoding sulfur oxidation c-type cytochrome SoxX — protein sequence MRKSMKQILAASCLTLLGSSVMAAETFTSISGQEVPVETQLAADIKAGKSVSFNRKKGNCLACHAIEGGAAAGTIGPPLMQMKMRFPDKAVLRAQIEDATQMNPNTMMPPFGAHKILSDKEISQIVEFIYSL from the coding sequence ATGCGTAAATCGATGAAACAGATCCTCGCAGCCAGCTGCCTGACCCTGTTGGGTAGTAGCGTAATGGCTGCCGAGACATTCACCAGCATCAGTGGTCAGGAGGTTCCGGTCGAGACTCAACTCGCTGCGGACATCAAGGCCGGCAAGAGCGTTTCCTTCAACCGTAAAAAAGGTAACTGCCTGGCGTGTCACGCCATTGAGGGCGGTGCCGCGGCGGGTACCATTGGACCACCGCTAATGCAGATGAAGATGCGTTTCCCAGACAAGGCGGTACTTCGTGCACAGATCGAAGATGCCACCCAGATGAATCCCAACACCATGATGCCTCCCTTTGGCGCTCATAAGATCCTGAGCGACAAGGAGATTAGTCAGATTGTTGAATTCATCTACTCACTCTAA
- a CDS encoding DUF4124 domain-containing protein, whose translation MMRSMLLIAALIDSMSVSAEMHRWTDADGNIHYSDRPKDEIPEQVVGREDRLKAETAARAAKQRRKAADEARQLARIEREFQARNNVASSATLASCDEARQVLHTYKTAGLLYTDATDGGFRVMRLKERQDLVKELSHDIKTYCSS comes from the coding sequence ATGATGCGTAGCATGCTGTTGATTGCGGCCCTGATTGATTCGATGAGTGTGAGTGCGGAGATGCACCGCTGGACCGATGCCGATGGCAACATCCACTATAGTGACCGCCCAAAAGATGAGATCCCCGAACAGGTTGTCGGCCGCGAGGATCGCCTCAAGGCAGAGACTGCAGCACGCGCTGCGAAGCAGCGTCGCAAGGCGGCTGATGAGGCTCGTCAGTTGGCGCGGATAGAGCGTGAATTTCAGGCACGTAACAATGTTGCCAGCAGCGCCACACTCGCCTCCTGTGATGAGGCTCGCCAGGTCCTACACACCTATAAAACCGCTGGTCTGCTCTATACCGACGCCACCGATGGCGGCTTCCGCGTAATGAGGCTCAAGGAGCGCCAGGATCTGGTCAAAGAGCTGAGTCACGACATCAAGACCTACTGCAGCAGCTGA
- a CDS encoding DUF4124 domain-containing protein, with translation MMKHSPLIPLLLLVSSTSLAAGIYKWTDEQGNVHYGERPQGSAQEMKIETPRTPTTAPGNNVDQQQMQQRLLRSMEADRHEREAKRREAEKLRAERRAECKEAERLLQEYRDAGHLFEPDGKGGKRILSTEEREQATADLEKSIQKNCNG, from the coding sequence ATGATGAAACATTCGCCACTCATACCACTACTGCTTCTGGTTAGCTCGACGAGCCTTGCAGCTGGCATCTACAAGTGGACCGATGAGCAGGGCAACGTTCACTATGGCGAACGGCCACAGGGTAGTGCGCAGGAGATGAAGATCGAGACACCTCGCACACCCACAACCGCACCCGGCAATAACGTTGATCAACAGCAGATGCAGCAGCGATTACTCAGGTCGATGGAGGCGGATCGGCACGAACGTGAAGCGAAACGGCGTGAAGCCGAAAAACTGCGCGCCGAACGTCGCGCCGAGTGCAAAGAGGCAGAGCGGTTATTACAGGAGTATCGCGACGCCGGACATCTGTTTGAGCCCGACGGCAAGGGTGGCAAGCGCATCCTCAGCACTGAGGAGCGCGAGCAGGCAACCGCCGATCTGGAAAAGAGCATCCAGAAAAACTGTAACGGTTAG
- a CDS encoding ABC transporter ATP-binding protein: MSKLHLDALQTHHVGPISLELAAGSTLALSGASGAGKSLLLRAIADIDPHQGTMLLDGASAQSFTAPEWRRRVTLLPAESQWWFERVGDHFSDADEAGFSALGLTLEALDWQVSRCSTGERQRLSILRTLANRPSVLLLDEPTASLDQENIERVEALITAYRETTGAALIWVSHDPHQIERVADRHLRFEAGTLVEAA, from the coding sequence TTGTCCAAACTTCATCTCGATGCGCTGCAGACGCATCACGTCGGCCCCATTTCACTTGAGTTGGCAGCAGGTAGCACGCTGGCACTTTCAGGTGCTTCAGGGGCTGGTAAATCGTTGTTATTACGGGCAATTGCCGATATCGATCCTCACCAGGGCACGATGCTTCTCGACGGTGCAAGCGCTCAGAGTTTCACTGCACCCGAATGGCGTCGGCGGGTAACGCTGCTACCGGCCGAGAGCCAGTGGTGGTTTGAACGGGTAGGCGACCATTTTAGTGACGCTGATGAGGCCGGTTTTTCCGCACTTGGGCTCACACTAGAGGCGCTCGACTGGCAGGTAAGCCGCTGCTCTACCGGTGAACGACAGAGACTCTCAATCCTTCGCACCCTGGCCAATCGTCCCTCGGTGCTGCTGCTTGATGAACCGACTGCCTCGCTCGATCAGGAGAATATCGAACGGGTTGAGGCACTGATCACGGCATACCGAGAGACAACCGGGGCAGCTTTGATCTGGGTCAGCCACGACCCACATCAGATTGAACGTGTTGCTGATCGTCACCTCCGTTTTGAAGCGGGCACTCTGGTAGAGGCGGCATGA
- the soxY gene encoding thiosulfate oxidation carrier protein SoxY: protein MTDNKRRTFLKGSLAAGTVGVAVGAGLLAPRAVMAAWPKAAFEANDFGAAISGVAGSSDATDSGDVKIKAPDIAENGAVVPITVSTSLPNVESITILSANNNTPLSASFNLSASAEGFVSTRIKMGKTSDVVAVVKSGGKLFKSSKNVKVTIGGCGG from the coding sequence ATGACCGACAACAAGCGTAGAACTTTCCTTAAGGGCAGCCTGGCCGCTGGCACCGTTGGTGTCGCTGTAGGCGCTGGCCTGCTCGCCCCCCGTGCCGTCATGGCTGCATGGCCCAAGGCCGCTTTTGAAGCCAACGATTTCGGTGCGGCCATCTCTGGCGTCGCCGGTTCATCTGACGCCACCGATAGCGGTGATGTAAAGATCAAGGCACCTGACATCGCTGAGAATGGCGCTGTGGTTCCGATCACCGTCTCCACCTCTCTCCCCAACGTTGAATCGATCACCATCCTTTCAGCCAACAACAACACTCCGCTCTCTGCCAGTTTCAACCTGTCAGCCAGTGCCGAGGGTTTTGTCTCCACCCGTATCAAGATGGGTAAGACCTCTGATGTTGTCGCCGTCGTTAAATCCGGTGGCAAGCTCTTTAAGAGCAGCAAGAACGTCAAGGTCACCATCGGCGGTTGTGGCGGCTGA
- the soxB gene encoding thiosulfohydrolase SoxB → MNLSRREFLQMLAVAGVSGFNLSACAETPIVSGRPSKAPADLYEVPNFGNVSLMHYTDCHAQLTPVYFREPNINLGIGSMRGNAPHLVGDAFLKTFGMPADGIEAHAFTYLNFEEAARTYGKVGGFAHLSTLVKRIRSSRPGSLLLDGGDTWQGSATSLFTNAQDMVDAQKLLGVDIMTPHWEMTYGAERVKEIIEKDFAGHIEFLAQNVVDNEWNEAVFSPYTIREINGVPVAIIGQAFPYTPIANPRYMVPDWSFGIRDDQMQGYVDEVRGKGAQVVVVLSHNGMDVDLKMASRVSGIDAIFGGHTHDAVPKPITVKNPGGKTLVMNSGSNSKFLSVLDLDVRDGKIQDYRYRLLPVFSNLIEPDAEMAAYIEKVRAPFKERLEEPLAISDELLYRRGNFNGTFDQLICDALMQELDAEMAFSPGFRWGTSILPGQTITFEDLMTQTAITYAGVTRSEMSGDQVKIVLEDVADNLFNEDPYYQQGGDMVRVGGLKYAINPKEKIGKRITDMSINGRAIEANKTYSVGGWASVAAPLDSKPVWDVVADYLRAKKTVSIKELNVPTIKGIDNNPGYETM, encoded by the coding sequence ATGAATCTCTCCCGTCGTGAATTCCTACAGATGCTCGCTGTTGCGGGTGTCTCAGGCTTTAACCTCTCTGCATGCGCCGAGACGCCAATCGTCTCTGGCCGCCCGAGTAAAGCCCCGGCAGACCTCTATGAGGTGCCCAATTTCGGTAATGTTTCACTGATGCACTACACCGACTGTCACGCTCAGCTGACACCGGTCTACTTCCGTGAACCCAACATCAACCTCGGTATCGGCTCGATGCGCGGTAATGCGCCGCATCTGGTCGGCGATGCCTTCCTCAAGACCTTCGGCATGCCTGCGGACGGTATCGAGGCGCACGCCTTTACCTACCTAAACTTTGAAGAGGCGGCCCGTACCTACGGCAAGGTCGGCGGTTTTGCCCACCTCTCTACTCTGGTTAAACGCATTCGGTCCAGCCGCCCCGGCTCACTGCTGCTTGACGGCGGTGACACCTGGCAGGGCTCAGCCACCTCACTCTTCACCAACGCACAGGATATGGTCGACGCGCAGAAGCTGCTCGGTGTCGACATCATGACCCCGCACTGGGAGATGACCTACGGTGCCGAGCGAGTCAAAGAGATTATCGAGAAAGATTTTGCTGGCCACATCGAGTTCCTGGCACAGAATGTCGTCGATAACGAATGGAATGAGGCGGTCTTCAGCCCCTACACCATCCGTGAAATCAACGGTGTACCGGTTGCCATCATTGGTCAGGCCTTCCCCTATACCCCGATCGCCAATCCACGCTACATGGTCCCTGACTGGAGCTTCGGCATCCGCGATGATCAGATGCAGGGTTATGTCGATGAGGTACGCGGCAAGGGTGCACAGGTCGTCGTCGTGCTGTCGCACAACGGTATGGATGTTGACCTGAAGATGGCTTCACGCGTCAGCGGTATCGATGCCATTTTCGGTGGCCACACCCACGATGCGGTACCGAAACCGATTACCGTGAAGAACCCAGGCGGCAAGACACTGGTAATGAACTCCGGCTCCAACAGCAAGTTCCTCTCAGTGCTCGACCTCGATGTACGCGATGGCAAGATCCAGGACTACCGTTATCGCCTGTTGCCAGTCTTCTCCAACCTGATCGAGCCCGATGCCGAGATGGCGGCCTACATTGAGAAGGTACGCGCACCGTTCAAGGAGCGTCTCGAAGAGCCACTGGCGATCTCCGACGAACTGCTCTATCGCCGTGGCAACTTCAACGGCACCTTCGATCAGCTGATCTGTGATGCACTGATGCAGGAGCTCGATGCCGAGATGGCCTTCTCACCCGGTTTCCGCTGGGGCACCTCGATTCTACCGGGTCAGACCATCACCTTTGAGGATCTGATGACCCAGACCGCCATCACCTACGCCGGTGTTACCCGTAGCGAGATGAGTGGTGATCAGGTGAAGATCGTGCTCGAAGATGTTGCTGACAACCTCTTCAACGAGGACCCCTACTACCAGCAGGGTGGTGACATGGTGCGCGTTGGCGGCCTCAAGTACGCCATCAACCCTAAAGAGAAGATTGGAAAACGCATCACAGACATGTCGATCAACGGCCGTGCCATTGAAGCCAACAAGACCTACTCGGTCGGTGGTTGGGCCAGCGTCGCCGCCCCTCTCGACAGCAAACCGGTCTGGGATGTGGTCGCCGACTACCTGCGTGCCAAGAAAACCGTTTCCATCAAGGAACTCAATGTCCCAACCATCAAGGGCATCGACAACAACCCTGGATACGAAACCATGTAA
- a CDS encoding SPOR domain-containing protein, translating to MSTQRDFKNAGSGANKPKPRKRAAPKKSAASGKPAGRSAPGWLWLVAGLLIGLLVAGLVYLKQNPTDNKPVASSTNKPAAVKKPVKKAAPKPVDESPRFDFYDMLPEMEVEVPREAPATSSTKSDQPTARYVLQVGSFRTLKQADSLKAKLAFLGYQATIQTVTVNNNSTWHRVHLGPYTGRKELNKVRAKLWENKINTVPMRISN from the coding sequence GTGAGTACCCAGCGCGACTTCAAAAACGCCGGCAGCGGCGCAAACAAACCGAAGCCACGCAAACGCGCCGCACCGAAAAAAAGCGCTGCCTCCGGTAAACCGGCAGGCCGTTCTGCACCTGGCTGGCTGTGGTTGGTTGCTGGCCTGCTGATAGGACTGTTGGTCGCCGGTCTGGTCTATCTGAAGCAGAATCCAACCGATAACAAACCCGTCGCCAGCTCAACAAACAAGCCCGCTGCAGTTAAAAAGCCGGTTAAGAAGGCTGCACCGAAACCGGTTGATGAGTCACCCCGCTTCGACTTCTACGACATGCTGCCGGAGATGGAGGTTGAGGTGCCACGTGAGGCGCCAGCGACCAGCAGCACCAAATCGGACCAACCTACTGCCCGCTACGTGCTGCAGGTCGGCTCCTTCCGCACCCTGAAACAGGCCGACAGCCTGAAGGCAAAACTGGCGTTTCTTGGCTACCAAGCGACGATCCAGACCGTTACGGTGAACAATAATTCAACCTGGCACCGCGTCCACCTTGGCCCCTACACCGGTCGTAAAGAGCTCAACAAGGTGCGTGCCAAGCTGTGGGAAAACAAGATCAACACCGTGCCGATGCGCATCAGCAACTGA